The genomic interval TCTGCAAGAGGGTCAAAGGTAATTGCTCCGCTCAAATAGTGTAATGCCAAATTCAGACCTTCACTGGCGCGCAGCAAATCCTGTATTTCTTCATCCGGCTCGCTTCTTCCAAAACCTTCATCTAAATTGGCGAAGACAAGTTCTGGAACCTTAAATCCCAATGCGCGGGCTAATTCACCACCAATCAATTCAGCAATAAGGGCTTTTGCCCCCTGGCCTGCTCCACGAAACTTTAACACATAAAGAAAATCATCATCTGCCTCAACCAGAGCCGGCATGGACCCTCCTTCTCGAAGTGGTGTTATATAACGAGTGACATCTACTGTCCGGATTTCAGGAAAGTTTTGTACCATAAGTTAAAATTAAAACGCGATCGGTGTTTAGGGTAACAAAGCAAGTGCTTCTTGAATATATTTCAATCCCTGATCCGAATAATGTAATTTAAGTGCCTCTGCCCTTCCTTTTTCATCCATTTTCAACAAAGATTTTCTCAGAATATTTACAATCTTTTCAGCACTATATTTTGGGAAGAAATCTTCGTATTGATACTGAAGAAAAACTAAACAGAGCGCATTTTCCAATGTCTGAACCTCTGGGTCTACCTTGATTTTTTTCTTTAAAATTAGCTGTTGTACCCGTTCAATAAAACTTGAATCATAACCGCTCTTTTCCAAAATCGCCGATGCTTTATCCGCGTGATAGTTGGCTAAAGTTCTCCTCCACTCTAAATATCCTGTTCTTCCATCGGGGTATTGGTCCCTCGGGATTTCCCAACGGCCAATATGTTGGCTACGCGAAGCAAGGAGTAATTCTTCACTTGCCTGCGAATCGAGGTGAACAATAGTTTCATGTAACTTCAATGCCAAAAAATATTCTTGAGGATATATTTTTCCCTCCCAGGTATACGTGTTCGGATCCTGTTTATTGTAAGCGTCGAAGCTCTCAAATGCGAGTGATAATCTATTCATCGCTGCAAATTAACGGAAAAACTTAAACATTGAGCCTTCGTACTTAATATAGTTTTTTGGTATTACCCTCAGTGAGCCCTTTCCATGAATCCGTCCGAAAGGGCGAAGCCGGAAAGCCGGCACTATTGAATAAGTTGATATCGATATTATCGTCATACCATCCGTAGCGTACAGCCTTAGGGTCAGCTACTTCATTGCTAGACACTTCTACATAGTCTCCGACGATCTTTGCATTTGCCTTTTTAAATACCTGATCTTCTCCCGCAATTTCAAATCCAACAAGCGCCTCGCCATTTTTTGATTGAAGACCTCCTTCTAGGTGATCAAAATAAATTCGAACCCTCCCATCTTTTTCCTTCATTTTCTTGTACATGGGACCACTATAAGGGTTCTTTTTGTTATAGCTTTGATTAAGAGCAATCGCAGCGAGGCGATTACCAACATCTAATTTATTCCTCGGATGAATATCCTTGCTGTTTCCAATATCCGTTATAACAGCCATTCCTGTGTTTGGGACTGACAGGGTCATCATTTGTGATTCGCGCAGCTCGGCCCAAGAACTACCCTTCTCGCTTGTGCCTCCAAATGCGTTATAAGACGTCAATTGCACAAAATAAAAAGGGAAATCGCCCTGCCCCCATCGGTCTCTCCAATCTTCAATTAAAAGAGGAAATGTTTCCCGATATTCATAGGAAATCTGCGAGTGTGCATTGTTTTCCCCCTGATACCATATGACGCCCTGAATCGTATAAGGGATCAGGGGCTCGATCATGGCATTCGAAAGCAAACTGGGCGCTGAATTAGGTTTTTTCTGTTTTAAAAGCGTGTCTGGCAATGACTTTGGCACTTCTGCTATTCTATCCCCGAATGTATCGGAACTCTCAAAAGCTGCTCTGCTAATCCAGGTTTCTGCCATCGTACCGCCCCACGAAGAGTTGATCAGACCAATCGGCACACCCAATTCCTCGTTCAGTTTTTTAGCGTAGTAATAGCCCACCGCTGTGAACGACGGCGCATTTTCTGAAGTAGAGACTTTCCATTCCGCTGCCGTCATTAGATCATCCTGTGGCATATCAGACACGTCACGCTGTATTTTTATGTGACGAATCTGATTGTTGTTAGCGTTTTTTATGGCGGTTTCAGCATTATCTGTGTTTTTCAATGCCCATTCCATATTCGACTGACCCGAACAAACCCACACCTCCCCGATCAGTACATCTTTAAAAGTCACCTCATTATCTCCTCTGATCTGAAGCTCGTATGGGCCACCCGCTTTTTCTTTTTTTAACTCCAACTCCCACTCACCGGCACTATTCGCAACAGTCTTAATATGTTGCTGGTTTAAACTTACGGCGACTTCTTCTCCGGGGTTCGCCCATCCCCATACTTTTATTGGTTTATTGCGTTGTAATACCATGTGGTCACCGAATAGTTTCGGGAGCCTTACATCGGCCAGGGTAATAACCGCACCGAATAAGAAAAGAACGATTAGAATAAAATGTTTTTTCATAATTAAGCTTAAGTGGATTTCGGAATTAAATTTACAATTAATATGACTTTATCCAAGATTTAGGTTCAGATATTCTAATTGATTTATGTTCAAAAAACATTTTTTTCTGATACCTTAGCACATCAAAAAAATAATTCGTAGCATTTTTTCTATGAGAGGTATTAAAATTGGACTGCTTGGTAAAGTAGTAATCGCCATTATTCTCGGTATTGGCGTTGGATTGGTTTCTCCTGACTGGATTTCCAGAATATTTATAACGTTTAATGCCTTGTTCAGTAATTTTCTGAACTTTATTGTCCCACTGATTATTCTGGGTCTGATCGCTCCGGGCATAGCAGATTTGGGTAAAAACGCTGGTCGACTACTTTTAATTACATCGCTATTAGCATATGCCTTTACAATTTTCACTGGATTCTTTGCTTATTTTTCTGGAAAGGTCTTTTTGCCCGGCCTGTTATCGAGTGATGGGACGCCTCACTTCGAGGCGGCTGTAAAAACACTTGAGCCCTATTTTACACTTGAAATGTCACCGGTGTTTGATGTTATGACAGCGCTAATCTTATCTTTCACACTAGGACTTGGCATCGCTTTTATAAAAGGTGAAACGTTGAAGAACTGTTTGGATGAATTTGAAGATATTATTATGAAGGTTATTAATCATATCATCATCCCCATTCTGCCCCTCTATATTTTCGGGATTTTTCTAAACATGACGGTTGCTGGTCAGGTAGCGAGCATTCTCACCGTTTTTATAAAAATTATTGTTCTCATCTTTATTCTGACTATTATCCTTTTAATTGTTCAATTTGTAATTGCAGGTGGAATTGCAAAGGTCAACCCCTTCAAGGCTTTAAAAAACATGCTAACTGCCTATCTCACTGCTTTAGGTACACAATCGTCAGCAGCTACCATACCGGTTACCTATCAACAGACACTGAAAAATAAAGTCGACCCTGACATTGCCGGCTTTGTGATCCCGCTCTGTGCGACAGTTCACCTATCAGGGAGCATGCTAAAGATTACACTTTGTGCGATAGCTGTCATGTTAATGAATGGCGAGGTGATCAGCACAGAAATTTTCGTCGGGTTTATCTTTCTTTTGGGCATTACAATGATTGCGGCTCCGGGTGTGCCGGGCGGAGCGATTATGGCTGCCATGGGCGTATTGTCCTCTGTTTTAGGATTTAGCGAAGATTCCTTGGGATTAATGATTGCGCTTTACATAGGCATGGATAGCTTCGGTACCGCATGTAATGTAACGGGCGACGGTGCCATTGCCTTAATCATAAACAAGATCTACAAAAAGGACATTAATACAACAATAAGGTTACAGGAAGATTCAAACATGTAGCGGTAGATACCCGTTTGTCGTACTATTATAGTAAAACAACAAATAGTATTATGAAAAAGTATCTTGTAATTTTAACGTGTGTATTGACGGCAGCTTTCGCTTCATGTGAGAAAGATGATGTTGAAAACGTACGAGAACGTGATGAAAAACGCTTGGAAGAGTTGTACAACGAGATCAAAGAAATCTCAGAAAGTGTAACATGTGAAGACGCTGGAGAATGGGAATTTACAGCCATCGGCTCAAAGGCTTGCGGCGGACCAACTGGATATATCGCCTACTCAAATACCATTGACACCGAGGCTTTCCTAGAAAAAGTAAAATTATACACAGAACTTCAGCAGCAATTTAATATCGATTGGGAAATTACCTCCGACTGTAGTGTAGTCGCAAAACCCTCTGGTGTTATATGTAATGATGAAGGGAAACCCGAATTTGTTTACAACAACATGGTACCGAATGAATAACTCCAATCGGTAAAAGATACTTTAAAAAACAAACGATAGGAGCGCCATTAAGAACTTAATGGCGCTCCTTCTTTTTTATTCCCCGGTATAAAAGTCCCTTAACGAACCAAAATAGTCTTCATTCCAGCCAGCAACGATATCGTCGTAATCCTCGTCAGGAATATTGGTATGGGTCAATTCTACAGAGGTGCCTATTTTATGTGGATGCAATTTGATGGTCACGATAGAATCTTCTTCCTGATCACCAAAGTACCATTTCTGAACAATTTTTTTGTCCTTTTCAAATTGTAGGTTTACCCCGACAATACTACCATCCCATAAGGAAAACTCTGAACCCTCAAGCTCTTGCATTTCAGCCTTGTCTCCGGTCCACAGTTCAATGGTTGCTTCAGTCGTTAATGCTAGGTATATTTCCCAGGGTTTCGCTGTAATCGTAAAATATTTCTTATAATCTTTCATATGAGTACCTAATATGCATTCTTCCCAATTTACTTATCTTCCCAGCCCATTAATTTCATAACACCTAAAAACTCGCTAGAGACTCCTGCCCGAATAAGAACAGATTCTTTGGTATGGGGGTGCTCAAACTTAAGCTCCGATGCATGAAGTAACATAGTCGTCATATCCCACTGCTCCTTAAAAAAACGGTTCTGTTTGTTGCAACCATGTTTTCTATCCCCAATTATCGGGTAAAAAATATGCGCAAAATGCCTACGCAATTGGTGCATCCTACCCGTCAGCGGCGTCGCCTCCACCAGCGAGTATCTGGAAGTTGCATGTTTACCCAAAGCGAACGGTATTTCAGCATATTGAAGGGTCTTAAAATAGGTAAAAGCCTCCTGCATCATGCCATTTTCCTTCATCAGTGGATAATCTATTTCCATTTCTCGAGGTGCATAACCTCTTAATACAGCCAAATATTTTTTCCCTACCTGATTACTCATGAATTGTTTGTGCATGGCAATCTCGGTGTCCTTATCGAGTGCAAAAAGCAGAACACCACTGGTCTTACGATCTAGACGATGAACCGGGCTTACATGCTGGCCTATCTGCTGCTTTAACGTTTGAAGAGCAAACTCGGTTGCATCTCTTGCAATAGACGATCGATGCACCAACAAGCCATGAGGTTTGTTAATAGCAATTAAGTTTTTGTCACGATATACTACTTCAAGCATCAAATAGTTTTATGCGAATGTAAACATATCAAAACATTTTATAAACAATTCATTGTTCAAGCTGTTCTACAATTAGAGAACTAACTCAATATCAAGGTCTTTTAAAAAAATATTATCAACTATAAATTACATGTCATGAAAAAGTTATTATTCAGCTTCATTGCTGCCATGTTTCTTACATTGACCATCCAGCAGGTCTATGCGCAAGAAGAAAAACCAACGGTTCCGGACACAACGAAAAAGGAAAAACTTCCTGTAGTCCCAGAACCTGAAGTACCGATGCCAACGCCGGAAACACCAGAGACACCGAGTACACCAGAGACACCGAAAGTTCCGGAAACGCCGAAAGTTCCGCAAACCCCGGAAACACCAAAAGCACCGGAAGTACCTAAGGTACCAGAAACTCCATTACCGCCACCACCGCCACCAACTCCTCCTACGATTTCATAGCAAACGGATACAGGAATTTTCAACAAAAAGAGGCTCTTGTGAAAGCCTCTTTTTGTTTTATCGATAGAACTTTTTGCTTTTGACCAGCATCCTATAGCTACTCCTTTTTAGATTAATCGAACGCTGCAACTGTTGGTCGGCATACCTCGCTTTCCTGTAAGCAGCAAATACCAAGGTTGGTGTCAATAAACCGATAGACTGAGATTTTTGGTCACGACGAACGACCGGGATCAGATCTGTATGGTAACGATCCATCATCTCAACAGCAAAGCTTAGTCGGCTTTCCGGATAAATATAAATTTTCTTTGTGTCGACGATGCTCTCAACCGTCTCTGAATCATCCAGATCAGTATTGTGCAGATCTTTTAATTTTAATGTCCCTGCTAAATCACCATCTTCTTTTTTCACAATCAACATATGTCGGCCTGGTTGATTCAGTCTTACCCAGTCCTTTACTTCTCCGATACTTTGACTGATCGTAATCTGTGGCTTTATATACTCCATTACATTACCTACATTCATTTGCTGGAGCACATCAGGTGCATAAGCATCGGGCGTATAAATGCCTCTCCGTTTAATTTTCTCCGTCATAATCGTACCCTTCATTAAAAAGAAGGAAACAAAATAAGCTGAGGTGCAGGCTCCCAACAGCGGCAATAAGCCGTGAGGCTGCATCGTCGTCTCCATCGCGAATACTATTGACGTAAGAAGCGCTCTTGCTGAGCCGGCAAACATGCTGGCCATACCGATCAACGCGCAGGTCGGCAAGTTAATATCACTTCCAGGAAATATCCACAATATCAACATTCCCATACCCAGCCCAAGAGCCCCTCCAATCGTAAACAAAGGAGCCAGGGTACCGCCTGATGTTCCGCTTCCTAAAGAAACCGACCAGGAAATAAATTTTAAAACCGATAAGCCGAAGATCAACTGCAAGGGAAGATTACCAGTAAGCAAATCAGAAATATTTGAATACCCAACGCCCATGGTATAAGGTGCAAAGTAACCCACGACACCGACTGCAACCGCACCGATAGCCGGCCACCACATCCAGTGGATCGGAAGCTTCTCAAACAAGTCTTCAATCAAATAAATGCTCTTTGAAATATAAGCTGCTAGAACGCCTATAATAGCTCCCATAATAACATAACTTATCAATGCTTTATAAGTGGGCAATGGAATATCTGGCATCCCGAACATCGGCTCCGAACCAAAAAAGAGTAGATGCATGGCTGCTCCGGAGGCACAGGCTAGAGCTACAGGGATGATAGAACGTGGAGAAAACTCAAATAGTAGCAACTCAATGGCCAATAACACGGCAGCCACAGGCGTTCCAAAAATAGCTGCCATACCGGCCGTGGCGCCAGCGGTCAGCATGATCTTCCGCTCGTTTGGCGTTATCCTCATTATTTGTCCGGCGAAAGACCCTAAAGCTCCCCCAGTTGATATAATCGGCCCTTCCGATCCAAAGGGTCCACCACTACCAATGGAGATAGCCGCAGACAAAGGCTTTAGGATCGTGATTATGGGCTTAATCTTACTTTCATTCGTCAGTACCTGTTCCATCGCTTCAGGAATACCATGTCCTCTGATGGCCGCTGAACCCAGTCTTGCCATCAAACCGACAATCAGTGAGCCTATAATAGGTATAAAAATAACCAACCAGCCTAACTGATGGCCTTCGGGTGTATTTTCAACAAAAGAAAAATCGCCGTAAAAGAAAAGATTGGTTATCAAATGGATCAACTCAACTAACACTTTGGCTATTACACCAATGATCAGCGCATTGATAACTGCCTGAATACTTAAATATAACACCCTCCGCGATACAGACAAGCTCGTTGGCTCAAATTCGCCACTTACATCAAGACTAGGAGCAATCGGGATAGATTCTCCTTTTTCTTTTTTTTCAAACATGAATATTTTTTTTGCAAAAGTATGATCTTAATCATAAAATTAAGCACATAAATATAAATTATTTACCATTTTATATTATATGTACAATACTATTAGAATATTAGCGATTGAAATAATATTCGCTATTTTCGCATATGAAAATACACTCGCATTGTTTTTTATGTCAGCATTGCCTTCCGGAATGGCGTCTATTGATCGACACGAAAGCGACGATACATCAATATAAAAAAGGGGAATCAATCTTCAGAGCGGGAGAAACGTTGAATGGATTCTATTTTATCCATGAAGGAAATGTTAAGATTCATAAAAAATGGAAAAACAACCGAGATCTTATTATTAAATTCGCTGGCCCAGGTAGTGTCTTAGGTCATCGTGGTTTGTCCGATCATGTACATCCGGTTTCCGCTACTGCCCTTAATCGGGTAACCCTCTGCTTTGTTGATGCCGATTTTTTTGCTACAACCTTATTGGTCAATCATGAACTGGCGCACCAAATGGTTCTGTTCTTCGCTTCAGAATTGCAAAAAACGGAACAAAGCATGTCAAACATGGTACAAATGGATGTAAAGAGCAGAATTGCACTGTCACTATTGGATATATCGAACGTATTTGGAACTGACCAAGAAGGCTTTATCAACTCATCTTTAAGCAAACAAGATATAGCCTCCTATGCAGGAACTACGTATGAATCGCTTTTTAAGACACTCAATGAATGGAAAGACAAAGCTATTATTGATCTATCTGAGAAGAAGATCAAGATAATTGACAGCAGGAAATTCAAGGAGTTGACAGCAGGGTAGTTTAATGATAAAGTAACTTGCCATCCTTAATTGTGGCAGCAGATGTGTAGGGGTGTTCCTCTACTTTTTTATCAGATAAAATATGCAGGACTGTCCAACCTTCCAGTTTCAAGACATCCGCAATCATGCTTCGGTGACAGCGCCACCATACGGCTTCTGCACACATCAGGCATACATTTTCCGTAGCAGCTTCTTTTTCAAGATCTTTAAGTCCCTTTTTAAACTCCTTGGTTTCCATATAATCGGCATAACCTCTAAACGAGTCATTACGCCAGGCGGTATTGACTGAATCTTTATGAACTTTTCGCCTTCCACCAAGTATCAGCCAATGTTGATAGGAAATTCCTGATTTTAACAAATCACTCTCAAAATGTTCTTTGTTAAATTGTGGGAATTTATTAGAACCCGGTAAACTTCGTACATCCACCAAAAGATCGATCGAATTGATCTTCAATAATTCTATGAACTCGTCCCAAGACCGGGTAGAATGCCCTATCGTCCAAATCCGTTTCTCTTTCGCCTGTGTCATAAAGCAGCTATATCCTATGAATCAACAATTTAACATCCCCTTCTCCGCGATTTAATATATATGTCTGATAATCACTTTCTACTATTTCTTCCAAGAGATACAGTGGCACACGTTTATGATTAACATACAAAAGCTCGTTATCTGCCAGCTCAGGAAGAATTCCTAAAATGGTTTCCATCGGCCCGGGCATCTGCAAGGCTCGCACATCAATCTCCTTAACGTCTGAAAACTTAGCGTGTATTTCTTTAAAGTCAGACTCGCTTACCATTTTCACTTTTTCAGTGCTGCCAACAGTAGCTGGGTCTTGACTTAAATCAACCTCAGCAGCAGACTTGTAAAAATACGTATGATATTCTTCGGAGCCTACACTTTGTGTAAATGTTTGTACACCATCTTTTTCCAACAATCTGATCAAAGGAACGGGAATAAACTTATTGACAATACATAAGGCTTCATTTTCAGGAACAGATTTAAATTTCTTCAAAATATCTTTTAAAGGGTCGTCACCTCCTTCCAAGATATGACGAACATCAAATACAAGGATCGCGCTTTCAGGTAAACCTTCAAGCCAAGAAGGAGTCTTCTCTTGCACTTCATTTTTTTCTTCTACAAAGCGCATAACAAAACCTAATGGACGCAATACACGATCAAAATCATCAAGCGTACAGCCACCCATCTTAGCTGCTTCTGTAATTGTAACACGCGAAGCCATTAACTTCCTTAGGATTGGGTTTCTTAACTTTTCCAATGGTTTAGAAAGACCAGCAATCGCATCAATGCTCTCCTTGTTCCATTTGATCAGGTCAGCAATCCGAGTATTCCCGCTAACTTCCAGTGTATCCATCGTTGCTCTAATTTAATTGGGTACAATATCATAATAGGTGATTAGATAATAGAGTGCCCATCCAAAAAAACCAATTAAAATAATCCAAACCCAAGCGGGTATACTTTGTGGGGTTTCACTTCCCTCAATATAAAATTCACTTGAATTACCTTTGCCGTATGCATTGATCATCAATGGTAACACTCCGTCAACAACTGCATTTTCCCTTAAACCTTCAATTGAGATTGCGGGACCGTTTCTAACTTCAAATGGCACAATCCGCACTCCTTCTTTCCCATTCGGGTCCTTGCTGACAATTTTCAACGTATGTTTACCGTCGACCAACCTTGTTGTATCCAATTCAAACTTTACGGGCGTCATAAACGATGCAATTGGTGTCGTTTCTTCATCGATAAACAGCAATATGCTACTCTTGTTTTTCATTATATTCGATGATTTAATCGTTTGTAAGTATAAAACGTTTGATATGTTTTTTAGACTTTTCACCTGGTTTCACCAAAAACTTAATCGAAAAGAACAGGGTTACGACAACGATGATCCCAATGAACCAAACAATTAGCATATCCCAGTTACTTTCCGGACCCGCACCATGCGAAATCCCTCTTAACAATTTTGGCTGTTGTTTTTCACAGGCAGGACAAGCCAAACTAGCAAGTGTTGGCAACATCAACATGAGTGATAATAAATACTTTTTCATACTTGAAACATTTTCTGATAACACTTACTGTGTCACCATATCCATAATTTTTTGAACTTCATCAGCGGTTACCTCTTTTGCGTCATTCCCCCAACTAGTACGTTCGTGGTTCATAATTGCGGTTATTTCGTCAGCTGTCAGTCCCGCTGTTTGGCCGACAGCCGGCATCGGCCCGTAACCTTCATTTGCACGCGCGTTGTAACCGTTCATAATAATATCGACGAATATTTCAATATCATCATCCAATACAACCGAACTTCCTTTCAAAGGCGGGAAGGCGCCCGGCAACCCGTTTCCATTAGGCTGGTGGCAGGTCTGACAATGTGTTGCGTAAAGAGCTGCCCCGTCAATCGAACTTCCCTCCTCTACTGCATCTCCTGTATTTCCACTCTTTGCCGAACTGGTAACGTTCCCACCTCGTTTGTACAAGAACTCCGGCATTGGATCTCCCGTTGGCAGTTCAGTCTGCTTAAGTGATTGCAAATAAGCTACCAAATTCAGGGCATCTTCAGTCGCCACAACCTTTCCCTTTTTGCCTTTTAAGAACTCTTCCGGTACGGCGACAACAACATCATCCAGACCCACATGTTCTTTCAGCTCAAACAACCAAGGGTACGCAGGCATTACCGACTCGCTTACTACCGCGCGCGGATTGTATAAGTGAACTAGGTTCCACTCCAAACTCGGTTGACGATTCCCCACGTTGATTAAATCCGGTCCGGTACGTTCCGTCCCCATGAGCGTTGCTGTGTTCCGCCATAAATCCTGACGTTTTATATCTGCATAATCTGCTGAAATACTTGGTCTTGTACCCCACATTTTGTCCATTTCTACATTCCGAACCTGTTGTGTGTGGCAGGCAACACAACCATTAGCTATATACAAAGCCTTTCCCTTTCTAGCTGCCTCACTTAAAGGCTCTGCATTAGGCAATGGAGCGTTACGCGCCTGATTATCCAGCGCAGGCATAATTGCTACAAACAGCGTAAGAACAAGAAACAGTACCGCTGTCGCAGTAAAAAGACTCTTATGATTATTAAAAAATTCCATCGTAACTTACATTATATTATAATTATTCAATATTCTTAGCTGCTCCTCTTTCCAGCTCACGCAAAGCAAGGTCTTTCACATCTACTTCAGAGCGGCTGAGCCACATCCGATAGAGATTATAAGCAAAAACCAAATGCGATATCCACATCAGACTCCCTCCAATCGCTCTCCATAACCAGTGAGGAGCCATCATCACGACGCTATCAATAAATGGTTTACCTTCCATCCATGAAAGCCCGCGCATAGTTCCGCCAATCATTAAGGGCACTGAATAAAACATCAAGCCTATTAAAGCCAACCAGAAATGAGCACCAACCCAGATTTGCGGGGGTTCTTTTCCTGTCAATCGAGGCACAATAGCATACATACCCGCCCATAGGAAAAAGGTGATGATTCCGTACATCGTTAAATGGGAGTGAGCAACCGTAAAATCAGTGAAGTGCCAAATCAGGTTTGTTTCCCTAAAAGCCTCTGCAGTGCCCTGCATCGATCCTGTAAAATAGAATACGATACCAACGATAAAAAACGGCAGGGTATAACTGTCAGATACTTTGTACCAAGCGCCTTTGAATGTCATTAAGAAGTTTGTTGTACCCGCTACGACTGGAATAATCATTCCTGCGCTACCTACAATTGCCACAGTTTGCAACCACCAGGGAATCGAACTAAAAACAAAATGGTGTGTGCCAATGAGTGTATAAAACAAGATTTGTGTCCAATAGGCCAATATTCCCAGACTATACGAATAGATAGCCCTGTTAAGCTGTTGGGGAAGATAGTAATACACAATCCCTAGTGTAAACATCATAAACCACATACCCACCCCTTGGTGCATATAGTACCCCTGGACAATTGTTTCCCCTAGACCGGTTTGCCAAAAAGGCAAATAAGCTACCAAGGTGATTACAATCGCAAACATCAATCCGGCTACCATATACCAATTGGAAATATAAATTTCCTTTGTCTTTCGATTAGCAATTGTTTTAATAAAGTTGATCAGCGTGATTACCAGCGCGACTGCAAAAGGTAACATAACTGGCCAAATATATTCTCTGAACTCGCCACCGCCATTATTCACGCCTGCCATTA from Pedobacter indicus carries:
- a CDS encoding DUF488 domain-containing protein; the protein is MTQAKEKRIWTIGHSTRSWDEFIELLKINSIDLLVDVRSLPGSNKFPQFNKEHFESDLLKSGISYQHWLILGGRRKVHKDSVNTAWRNDSFRGYADYMETKEFKKGLKDLEKEAATENVCLMCAEAVWWRCHRSMIADVLKLEGWTVLHILSDKKVEEHPYTSAATIKDGKLLYH
- a CDS encoding chloride channel protein; amino-acid sequence: MFEKKEKGESIPIAPSLDVSGEFEPTSLSVSRRVLYLSIQAVINALIIGVIAKVLVELIHLITNLFFYGDFSFVENTPEGHQLGWLVIFIPIIGSLIVGLMARLGSAAIRGHGIPEAMEQVLTNESKIKPIITILKPLSAAISIGSGGPFGSEGPIISTGGALGSFAGQIMRITPNERKIMLTAGATAGMAAIFGTPVAAVLLAIELLLFEFSPRSIIPVALACASGAAMHLLFFGSEPMFGMPDIPLPTYKALISYVIMGAIIGVLAAYISKSIYLIEDLFEKLPIHWMWWPAIGAVAVGVVGYFAPYTMGVGYSNISDLLTGNLPLQLIFGLSVLKFISWSVSLGSGTSGGTLAPLFTIGGALGLGMGMLILWIFPGSDINLPTCALIGMASMFAGSARALLTSIVFAMETTMQPHGLLPLLGACTSAYFVSFFLMKGTIMTEKIKRRGIYTPDAYAPDVLQQMNVGNVMEYIKPQITISQSIGEVKDWVRLNQPGRHMLIVKKEDGDLAGTLKLKDLHNTDLDDSETVESIVDTKKIYIYPESRLSFAVEMMDRYHTDLIPVVRRDQKSQSIGLLTPTLVFAAYRKARYADQQLQRSINLKRSSYRMLVKSKKFYR
- a CDS encoding SRPBCC domain-containing protein, producing the protein MKDYKKYFTITAKPWEIYLALTTEATIELWTGDKAEMQELEGSEFSLWDGSIVGVNLQFEKDKKIVQKWYFGDQEEDSIVTIKLHPHKIGTSVELTHTNIPDEDYDDIVAGWNEDYFGSLRDFYTGE
- a CDS encoding DUF4202 domain-containing protein, producing MNRLSLAFESFDAYNKQDPNTYTWEGKIYPQEYFLALKLHETIVHLDSQASEELLLASRSQHIGRWEIPRDQYPDGRTGYLEWRRTLANYHADKASAILEKSGYDSSFIERVQQLILKKKIKVDPEVQTLENALCLVFLQYQYEDFFPKYSAEKIVNILRKSLLKMDEKGRAEALKLHYSDQGLKYIQEALALLP
- a CDS encoding Crp/Fnr family transcriptional regulator — encoded protein: MKIHSHCFLCQHCLPEWRLLIDTKATIHQYKKGESIFRAGETLNGFYFIHEGNVKIHKKWKNNRDLIIKFAGPGSVLGHRGLSDHVHPVSATALNRVTLCFVDADFFATTLLVNHELAHQMVLFFASELQKTEQSMSNMVQMDVKSRIALSLLDISNVFGTDQEGFINSSLSKQDIASYAGTTYESLFKTLNEWKDKAIIDLSEKKIKIIDSRKFKELTAG
- a CDS encoding pseudouridine synthase, producing MLEVVYRDKNLIAINKPHGLLVHRSSIARDATEFALQTLKQQIGQHVSPVHRLDRKTSGVLLFALDKDTEIAMHKQFMSNQVGKKYLAVLRGYAPREMEIDYPLMKENGMMQEAFTYFKTLQYAEIPFALGKHATSRYSLVEATPLTGRMHQLRRHFAHIFYPIIGDRKHGCNKQNRFFKEQWDMTTMLLHASELKFEHPHTKESVLIRAGVSSEFLGVMKLMGWEDK
- a CDS encoding dicarboxylate/amino acid:cation symporter, coding for MRGIKIGLLGKVVIAIILGIGVGLVSPDWISRIFITFNALFSNFLNFIVPLIILGLIAPGIADLGKNAGRLLLITSLLAYAFTIFTGFFAYFSGKVFLPGLLSSDGTPHFEAAVKTLEPYFTLEMSPVFDVMTALILSFTLGLGIAFIKGETLKNCLDEFEDIIMKVINHIIIPILPLYIFGIFLNMTVAGQVASILTVFIKIIVLIFILTIILLIVQFVIAGGIAKVNPFKALKNMLTAYLTALGTQSSAATIPVTYQQTLKNKVDPDIAGFVIPLCATVHLSGSMLKITLCAIAVMLMNGEVISTEIFVGFIFLLGITMIAAPGVPGGAIMAAMGVLSSVLGFSEDSLGLMIALYIGMDSFGTACNVTGDGAIALIINKIYKKDINTTIRLQEDSNM
- a CDS encoding sialate O-acetylesterase, which gives rise to MKKHFILIVLFLFGAVITLADVRLPKLFGDHMVLQRNKPIKVWGWANPGEEVAVSLNQQHIKTVANSAGEWELELKKEKAGGPYELQIRGDNEVTFKDVLIGEVWVCSGQSNMEWALKNTDNAETAIKNANNNQIRHIKIQRDVSDMPQDDLMTAAEWKVSTSENAPSFTAVGYYYAKKLNEELGVPIGLINSSWGGTMAETWISRAAFESSDTFGDRIAEVPKSLPDTLLKQKKPNSAPSLLSNAMIEPLIPYTIQGVIWYQGENNAHSQISYEYRETFPLLIEDWRDRWGQGDFPFYFVQLTSYNAFGGTSEKGSSWAELRESQMMTLSVPNTGMAVITDIGNSKDIHPRNKLDVGNRLAAIALNQSYNKKNPYSGPMYKKMKEKDGRVRIYFDHLEGGLQSKNGEALVGFEIAGEDQVFKKANAKIVGDYVEVSSNEVADPKAVRYGWYDDNIDINLFNSAGFPASPFRTDSWKGLTEGNTKKLY
- a CDS encoding DUF2249 domain-containing protein — protein: MDTLEVSGNTRIADLIKWNKESIDAIAGLSKPLEKLRNPILRKLMASRVTITEAAKMGGCTLDDFDRVLRPLGFVMRFVEEKNEVQEKTPSWLEGLPESAILVFDVRHILEGGDDPLKDILKKFKSVPENEALCIVNKFIPVPLIRLLEKDGVQTFTQSVGSEEYHTYFYKSAAEVDLSQDPATVGSTEKVKMVSESDFKEIHAKFSDVKEIDVRALQMPGPMETILGILPELADNELLYVNHKRVPLYLLEEIVESDYQTYILNRGEGDVKLLIHRI